A region of Planococcus sp. MSAK28401 DNA encodes the following proteins:
- a CDS encoding tetratricopeptide repeat protein, which yields MNYNEMGIKALQEGRAEDAIQAFTNAIEEQPEDALGYINFGHVLASMNETERAERFFQKALTLDETSATAYYGLANLYYNADRYEEALKLYEKAIQNGIEGSDAHYMVGKCFERIDQPKLALPYLQRAVELDPNDLQARLSYGIALASMELFDLAEEQFVYALEIDVDNSDVHYNLGVLYAVSSDRTEDAMYHLQRAYTLDDKNEMARYAYDMINERLN from the coding sequence ATGAATTATAACGAAATGGGCATCAAAGCCTTGCAAGAAGGCAGGGCTGAAGACGCGATCCAGGCGTTTACGAATGCCATTGAGGAACAGCCAGAAGACGCGCTCGGCTATATCAACTTCGGGCATGTATTGGCGTCAATGAACGAAACCGAGCGCGCCGAGCGCTTTTTCCAGAAAGCCTTGACACTCGATGAAACGTCCGCGACCGCTTACTACGGGTTGGCAAATCTCTATTACAACGCGGATCGCTATGAAGAAGCGTTAAAATTATACGAAAAAGCGATTCAAAACGGCATCGAAGGATCGGACGCCCATTATATGGTCGGAAAATGCTTCGAACGCATCGACCAGCCGAAACTCGCTTTGCCTTATTTGCAGCGCGCTGTCGAATTGGATCCGAACGACCTGCAAGCGCGGCTCAGCTACGGCATCGCGCTGGCTTCGATGGAACTATTCGACTTGGCCGAAGAACAATTTGTTTATGCGCTTGAAATCGATGTGGATAACTCAGATGTCCATTACAACTTGGGCGTTTTGTATGCCGTATCGAGCGACCGTACGGAAGATGCCATGTACCATTTGCAACGTGCGTACACATTGGATGACAAAAATGAAATGGCGCGCTAT